The following proteins are co-located in the Flectobacillus major DSM 103 genome:
- a CDS encoding RagB/SusD family nutrient uptake outer membrane protein: protein MKTYKFKIYWAATMLMAGVSSCSVLETTEVIDPNSPSLASVQNNASKAQLDALAVGQVARARDGLATYLQVIGTLGKELFNFNTTESRWMTELNGLRPIDNSAFYNGATTAFGAPVRQANALIASLDKTTSVTEQQKNAYRGLANTFKGLAYLYQLNVQYNNGVRLNVEDPLKPSKFATYTESLAGIKKFLDDGATQLDAAGTAFPFVLPASYAGFNTPATFKKFNRAIALRVAIYQKDWAGAAALLPQTFLDANADFNLGPKHAFNATSPDIGNPLLNTSSVRVVAPEKLVTDAEAGDKRVASKVRLLASPAEYSSGVTYTTKYIFNMYTALDQSVAIIRNEELILIAAEIAAQQNRSSDAVAYLNIIRAGAGLGAYKGGTSQADLINAVLHERLYSLWYEGHRLVDMRRYGKIAEIYLPVAGMKVLEQLERPVAEVNWDKANP, encoded by the coding sequence ATGAAAACATACAAGTTTAAAATATATTGGGCGGCAACCATGCTAATGGCGGGTGTGTCCTCTTGCAGTGTGCTAGAAACCACCGAAGTTATTGACCCAAACAGTCCTAGCCTTGCATCTGTACAAAATAATGCTAGTAAAGCTCAACTAGATGCCCTGGCCGTTGGTCAGGTAGCTCGTGCACGTGATGGCTTGGCAACGTATTTGCAAGTAATTGGTACGTTGGGTAAAGAATTATTCAATTTTAATACTACGGAGTCTCGCTGGATGACTGAGCTAAATGGCTTACGTCCTATCGACAACTCTGCTTTTTATAATGGTGCTACTACGGCATTTGGAGCTCCAGTGCGTCAGGCCAATGCTTTGATTGCATCTTTGGATAAGACTACTTCGGTAACTGAGCAACAAAAAAATGCTTACCGAGGCCTTGCCAATACTTTCAAAGGCCTTGCCTATTTGTATCAGCTTAATGTACAGTACAACAACGGAGTACGTCTCAACGTAGAAGACCCCTTGAAACCAAGTAAATTTGCTACTTATACTGAATCATTGGCAGGTATCAAAAAATTCTTGGACGATGGTGCTACACAGCTAGATGCAGCAGGAACAGCATTCCCTTTTGTATTACCAGCGTCTTATGCAGGATTCAATACGCCTGCAACGTTCAAAAAATTCAATCGTGCGATTGCTTTACGAGTGGCTATTTACCAAAAAGATTGGGCAGGAGCCGCCGCTTTGTTGCCTCAAACATTTTTGGATGCCAATGCTGATTTTAACCTTGGCCCTAAACATGCCTTTAATGCTACTTCGCCAGATATTGGTAACCCATTATTGAACACTTCGTCTGTTCGTGTGGTAGCTCCAGAAAAACTTGTAACAGATGCCGAAGCAGGCGACAAGCGTGTGGCTTCTAAGGTAAGACTATTGGCAAGTCCTGCTGAATATAGCTCGGGTGTAACCTATACAACCAAGTACATTTTTAATATGTATACGGCTCTTGACCAGTCGGTAGCTATTATTCGTAACGAAGAACTTATTTTGATTGCTGCCGAAATTGCAGCCCAGCAAAACAGAAGCTCAGATGCTGTTGCTTACCTCAATATTATTCGTGCTGGTGCTGGCCTTGGAGCTTACAAAGGTGGAACGTCACAGGCTGACTTAATCAATGCTGTGTTGCATGAACGTTTATATTCGCTGTGGTACGAAGGTCACCGTTTGGTAGACATGCGTCGCTATGGAAAAATTGCTGAGATATACTTGCCTGTTGCAGGTATGAAGGTACTAGAACAATTAGAAAGACCTGTGGCAGAAGTAAACTGGGATAAAGCTAATCCATAA
- a CDS encoding SusC/RagA family TonB-linked outer membrane protein, producing MRKFLLLTVLLVIGHCGLTFAQDKVVTGKVTDGKDGSPLPGVSIAVKGTTKGTTSDGAGVFKVNAADNAVLIISFVGYSTQEIKIGNRSVVNASLFENVNQLSEVVVTGLATSVKRSNLANAVSTISGSQLTGTTSPITTDGALYGKMTGVNIQSNSSVPGGGFSMQMRGVSTLGASAAQPLFIVDGVYIDNSQFSNGRSQANKATGGSSSSPQDNNANRLADLNPDDIENIEVLKGASAAAIYGTRANAGVVIITTKRGKGGKTKISFGQDLGYSEAWRFYGGADWTAEKLTNYFSAADVPLLEAAKASGKYYNYEKEIYGGKGIIRNSRLSLTGGDDKTKFYVNGSLSDETGIIKNTGFTRASVRANIDHKITKWLDFGISTNYIFSNNDRGWTGNDNSNVNYGYSLAYTRPYINLYPDANGNYPDNQASVGENPLAIRDRAVNNQKVNRLLQGFNVNLRLLNRESTSLTVKFNGGLDYQNGFATIYLPSDLQSQRAEANPGFAQDTRTEVTNTNWQVAGVFTKSLMNSKLNLTTSAGVVSLSKDVRLTYTRGTGLPAGISNPGAAKVVSSIPEYQKNKDIGIFAQQEVNFNDQVIVAGGIRFDKSTLNGEFDKYYAFPRGSVAVNVSKFDFFKVDAINQLKFRLAYGETGGVPNWGIPFNQLLTVGTGGQGGLVLSTTGGNAKIKPETATELEGGLDFGLFNNRVTGEFTLYKKKVFDLIQPLTLAPTTGLTSIQTNLADLENVGMEISLGADIIRRENFTWFFRPMYWYNRSKITRLEIPERLTGGFGATFGQWRVKGPSNGVYYSPTEIVGQPRTDPADPTSWTSYGDQQPKFEMSFDNKITFLKNFEFSALFHWKKDYTIVSLSRVLWDEGGNTSDWNSTSLGLGSDGKPATGSNVVPNGIARQNVNGVGQEGYNPSLVSYLRLREVALYYRIPKATIKKAFAGVVENIKVGVSGNNVITWTNYKAGYDPESSNFGSQALGGGVDLGSSPGIRRMMFHITVDF from the coding sequence ATGAGAAAATTTTTACTGCTAACTGTCCTGTTGGTAATAGGACACTGTGGGCTTACTTTTGCCCAAGACAAAGTGGTGACAGGTAAAGTCACTGATGGAAAAGACGGTTCTCCCTTACCAGGTGTAAGTATTGCTGTGAAAGGCACAACCAAAGGTACTACTTCTGATGGTGCTGGGGTCTTTAAGGTAAATGCCGCCGACAATGCTGTTTTGATCATAAGCTTTGTTGGATATTCTACACAAGAAATCAAAATTGGTAATCGTTCTGTTGTCAATGCATCTCTCTTTGAAAATGTCAATCAACTTTCTGAAGTAGTAGTTACGGGGCTTGCCACGAGTGTCAAGCGTTCTAATCTTGCCAATGCTGTTTCTACGATTTCGGGTTCTCAACTCACTGGTACAACTTCGCCAATTACAACCGATGGAGCTTTGTACGGTAAAATGACAGGGGTAAATATCCAGTCAAACTCGTCTGTGCCAGGTGGTGGTTTTTCTATGCAGATGCGTGGGGTTTCTACCTTGGGGGCATCGGCTGCACAGCCTTTGTTTATTGTTGATGGTGTATATATCGACAACAGCCAGTTCTCGAATGGTCGCTCACAAGCCAATAAGGCTACTGGAGGGTCGTCGTCGAGCCCACAAGATAACAACGCCAACCGTTTGGCCGACTTAAACCCCGACGATATAGAAAATATTGAAGTATTGAAAGGTGCTTCTGCGGCCGCTATTTATGGTACTCGTGCCAATGCTGGGGTAGTAATTATTACGACTAAGCGTGGCAAAGGAGGAAAAACCAAAATTTCATTTGGCCAAGACCTTGGCTATTCTGAAGCATGGCGTTTTTATGGCGGTGCCGATTGGACAGCCGAAAAACTAACCAACTATTTTAGTGCAGCCGATGTACCATTGTTAGAAGCCGCCAAAGCTTCGGGGAAGTATTATAATTATGAAAAGGAAATTTATGGTGGAAAAGGAATCATCAGAAACTCACGTTTGAGCTTGACTGGTGGCGACGATAAAACAAAGTTTTATGTAAATGGTAGTTTATCTGATGAAACAGGTATTATCAAAAATACAGGATTTACCCGAGCTTCTGTTCGTGCCAATATCGACCACAAAATTACCAAATGGCTTGATTTTGGTATTAGTACCAACTATATATTCTCAAACAACGACAGAGGTTGGACAGGTAACGACAACTCTAACGTAAACTACGGTTATAGCTTGGCATACACACGTCCTTATATTAATTTGTATCCAGATGCCAATGGTAATTATCCAGACAACCAAGCAAGTGTTGGTGAAAATCCTTTGGCTATTAGAGACCGTGCTGTCAATAACCAAAAAGTAAATAGATTACTTCAAGGTTTTAATGTGAACCTTCGCTTGTTGAATAGAGAAAGCACTTCATTGACAGTGAAATTTAATGGTGGTTTGGATTACCAAAACGGTTTTGCTACGATTTATCTACCTTCTGATTTACAATCGCAACGTGCAGAAGCTAACCCAGGCTTTGCTCAGGATACTCGTACAGAGGTAACCAATACCAACTGGCAAGTGGCTGGGGTTTTTACCAAATCATTGATGAATTCAAAATTAAATTTAACCACTTCAGCGGGTGTAGTGAGTCTTTCAAAAGATGTGCGTTTAACTTATACACGTGGTACTGGCTTGCCAGCAGGTATTTCAAACCCTGGTGCCGCTAAAGTAGTGTCGTCTATTCCTGAATACCAAAAAAATAAAGATATTGGTATTTTTGCCCAACAAGAAGTAAACTTCAACGACCAAGTAATTGTGGCAGGAGGTATCCGTTTCGATAAATCTACGCTCAATGGTGAGTTTGACAAATACTATGCTTTCCCAAGAGGTTCGGTGGCTGTTAATGTATCTAAATTTGATTTCTTCAAAGTAGACGCTATCAATCAATTAAAATTCCGTTTAGCTTATGGCGAAACAGGGGGTGTACCTAACTGGGGTATTCCATTCAACCAATTGCTTACTGTAGGTACTGGTGGACAAGGTGGCTTGGTATTAAGTACAACAGGTGGTAACGCCAAAATCAAACCTGAAACAGCAACAGAATTGGAGGGTGGGCTTGATTTTGGTTTGTTCAACAACCGTGTTACAGGCGAATTTACTTTGTATAAAAAGAAAGTATTCGACTTGATTCAACCACTTACTTTGGCACCAACTACGGGTTTGACTTCTATTCAAACCAACTTGGCCGACTTAGAAAACGTTGGTATGGAAATTTCATTAGGAGCTGACATCATCAGAAGAGAAAATTTCACTTGGTTTTTCCGCCCAATGTATTGGTATAACCGCTCAAAAATTACACGTCTCGAAATTCCTGAGCGTTTGACAGGTGGTTTTGGGGCAACTTTTGGTCAATGGCGTGTAAAAGGCCCTTCAAATGGGGTTTATTATTCTCCAACCGAAATTGTTGGGCAGCCTCGTACAGACCCTGCTGACCCTACGTCTTGGACATCTTATGGTGACCAACAACCAAAATTCGAAATGTCGTTTGATAACAAGATTACTTTCTTAAAAAACTTTGAATTCTCGGCGTTATTTCACTGGAAAAAAGACTACACTATCGTGAGTTTGTCACGTGTATTGTGGGATGAAGGAGGGAATACTTCCGACTGGAATAGCACAAGCTTAGGATTAGGAAGCGACGGTAAACCTGCAACAGGCTCGAATGTAGTGCCTAATGGTATTGCTCGTCAAAATGTAAATGGTGTTGGACAAGAAGGTTATAACCCTTCATTGGTAAGCTATTTGCGTTTGCGTGAAGTGGCTTTATACTATAGAATTCCTAAAGCCACTATTAAAAAGGCTTTTGCTGGAGTTGTAGAGAACATCAAAGTGGGGGTTTCGGGTAATAACGTTATTACCTGGACTAACTACAAAGCGGGTTATGACCCTGAAAGCTCAAACTTTGGTAGTCAGGCATTAGGTGGTGGTGTTGACCTTGGGTCGTCGCCAGGTATTCGTCGTATGATGTTCCACATCACTGTTGACTTTTAG
- a CDS encoding DUF1501 domain-containing protein, whose protein sequence is MNTKQHIQDIERQLSRRDFLFRTGGLSLGAMALGNLFNPFQSFSNTANTPIGPHFTPKVKRVIYLFQSGAPSQLELFDYKPKLKEMFGQELPPSVRGGQRLTGMSSNQKSFPLAFGKFEFAQYGQSRAWMSDLLPHHHQIADELTFIKSMYTEAINHDPAVTFFQTGNQQAGRPSMGSWVSYGLGSDNQNLPAFCVLLSRSNNYDQPLYAKLWGNGFLPSEHQGVMFRAGKDPVLYLNNPNGMDRTSRRRMLDYLGQLHHEQFKKEHDAEINSRVNQYEMAYRMQMSVPETLDLSKEPDYIYDMYGADSRKPGTFAANCLLARKLAEKDVKFIQLYHQGWDHHSGLPDNIKKITKDVDQASAALIKDLKQRGMLDDTLVIWGGEFGRTNYSQGKLTPDNYGRDHHPRCFTIWMAGAGIKKGVSFGETDEFGYNIAKNPVHVHDLQATVLHLMGIDHEKLTFKHQGRRYRLTDVAGKVVKPILV, encoded by the coding sequence ATGAATACTAAGCAACATATACAAGATATAGAACGACAACTCAGCAGAAGAGATTTTTTGTTTCGTACAGGTGGGTTGTCACTTGGTGCAATGGCCTTGGGCAATCTTTTTAACCCTTTCCAAAGTTTTAGTAATACAGCCAATACGCCCATTGGGCCACATTTTACGCCCAAAGTAAAACGGGTGATTTACTTGTTTCAGTCTGGAGCTCCATCGCAGTTGGAGTTATTTGACTACAAGCCCAAGCTTAAGGAAATGTTTGGACAAGAGTTACCCCCGTCGGTACGTGGAGGACAGCGGCTTACGGGGATGTCGTCTAATCAGAAGTCATTTCCTTTGGCTTTTGGTAAATTTGAGTTTGCTCAATATGGTCAGTCTCGTGCTTGGATGAGCGACTTGTTACCACATCATCATCAAATAGCCGATGAGCTTACTTTCATCAAGTCGATGTACACCGAGGCTATTAATCACGACCCTGCTGTAACATTTTTCCAGACAGGCAATCAGCAGGCTGGTCGTCCTTCTATGGGGTCGTGGGTTAGTTATGGTTTAGGCTCGGACAACCAAAACTTACCAGCTTTTTGTGTGTTGCTTTCACGCTCTAACAACTACGACCAACCCCTGTATGCCAAGCTTTGGGGCAATGGATTTTTACCATCCGAGCATCAAGGTGTAATGTTTAGGGCAGGAAAAGACCCTGTTTTGTATCTGAATAATCCCAACGGAATGGATAGAACCTCACGAAGACGTATGTTAGACTATCTGGGGCAGTTGCATCATGAGCAATTCAAAAAAGAACACGATGCCGAAATCAATTCACGGGTAAACCAATACGAAATGGCCTACCGTATGCAGATGTCTGTACCCGAAACCTTAGACTTATCAAAAGAACCCGACTATATTTATGATATGTACGGAGCCGACTCTCGCAAACCTGGTACTTTTGCCGCTAATTGTTTGTTGGCCAGAAAATTAGCCGAAAAAGATGTTAAGTTTATTCAGTTGTATCATCAAGGGTGGGATCACCATAGCGGTTTGCCCGATAATATTAAAAAAATCACTAAGGATGTAGACCAAGCTTCGGCAGCCCTAATCAAGGACTTGAAACAAAGAGGAATGCTCGACGACACCCTCGTGATTTGGGGAGGCGAATTTGGTCGTACTAATTACTCGCAAGGCAAGCTAACCCCCGATAATTATGGACGTGACCACCACCCACGTTGTTTTACGATATGGATGGCTGGTGCTGGGATTAAAAAGGGTGTTTCGTTTGGTGAAACTGACGAGTTTGGATATAATATAGCCAAAAATCCTGTACATGTACACGACTTACAGGCCACGGTATTACATTTGATGGGTATTGATCATGAAAAACTTACCTTCAAGCATCAAGGCCGTAGATATAGATTAACTGATGTAGCGGGCAAAGTAGTAAAACCTATTTTGGTATAA
- a CDS encoding DUF1553 domain-containing protein, producing MKISLLTKCYLVVLLIGLESCKKDQLPAELAQWEDKLPEKIDYNEHIKPILSDRCFKCHGPDKNKIEAGLQLANFDGATASLKSGKTAIIPGNINRSELVERILSHDPETIMPTPKSNLKLTDEEKALLVRWIQQGAEYKEHWAFVAIEKPAIPSVQQTSWVQNPIDNFILEKLESKKIKPSPQADKATLLRRVSMDMTGLPPTVKELDDFLRDKSPNAYEKVVDRLLNSPHYGERQAVDWLDLARYADSHGYQDDGMRNVFPWRDWVIKSFNQNLPYDKFVTWQLAGDLLPHATTETQMATCFLRNHPQTQEGGVVDEEYRTEYVLDRVNTLGKAFLGLTVECARCHDHKYDPIAQKEFYQLSAFFNSNNESGIIPYNGEASPTITLATKATKAKLRYILTKIAPLQKAIVPQQPIYQKNFENWIQVAIKTPQQFAQSNKGLIADFSFEGNTLRPNKRFDKKLNKEITEMLPLGYKNAAIDTVDAWIAGDMDRKPSFVKGKKGRGLRFMGDCGIDFHKSLDFEQVQPFSVSLWINPLKVGEKGPIFNSTNGEFEGHRGYRCWLLPDGTLQVSLSYVWPANCIDIVTTQKVKYRQWQNITLVYDGLGKAKGVKIYLDGKEMPRQVLTDNLSKSILYGENKSHWDRWTDMPFMMGKEFRETLQNLAIDELKVYKRQLSAIEIQDLVYQKNAILSILQTPRNCWTASQTQDLFTYYLLNFDPIYDKNTRELSYWRDQFVQVNTDRKEVMVMSERKIPRKTYILNRGVYDALGEEVSWGTINKILPFSDDYPKNRLGLAQWLLDKKNPLFARVAINRIWQNYFGFGICKTSDDFGNQGEMPSHPALLDWLATAFRDSGWDVKAMHKLIVMSATYQQSSTQRADLQEIDAENRLLARGPSYRYAHEQIRDAILASSGLLVRKIGGPSVYPYQPAGIWEALATRNVTSYKIQHGDSLYRRGMYTIWKRSSPPPSAITFDSPERYFCVIKRQKTSTPLQALVLMNDPQYNEAARKLAERMLKEGGATIQDRITFAFKAMVSRYPSAKEVQILTQLYQDEKKDIETHPSRAKELLNVGESPIDQQLNPVELAANTVIGMTLINFDGTIIKR from the coding sequence ATGAAAATTAGTCTCTTAACGAAATGCTATCTTGTGGTGTTACTGATTGGTTTGGAAAGTTGTAAAAAAGACCAATTACCCGCAGAGTTAGCTCAATGGGAAGATAAACTTCCCGAAAAAATTGATTATAACGAGCATATAAAGCCTATTTTATCGGATAGGTGTTTTAAGTGTCACGGCCCAGACAAAAATAAAATTGAAGCAGGCTTACAATTAGCCAATTTTGATGGTGCAACGGCTTCTTTGAAAAGTGGTAAAACCGCTATTATCCCGGGGAATATCAATAGGAGCGAGTTGGTTGAGCGGATTTTGTCGCACGATCCCGAAACGATAATGCCAACACCAAAGTCTAACTTGAAACTGACCGACGAAGAGAAGGCTTTATTGGTAAGATGGATTCAACAAGGGGCAGAATACAAAGAACATTGGGCGTTTGTAGCTATCGAAAAACCTGCTATTCCTTCAGTACAACAAACCTCATGGGTACAAAATCCTATCGATAATTTTATCTTGGAAAAACTCGAAAGTAAGAAAATTAAGCCTTCTCCCCAAGCCGACAAAGCTACATTACTTAGAAGGGTATCAATGGACATGACAGGCTTACCACCGACAGTCAAAGAATTGGATGATTTTTTACGAGACAAATCGCCAAATGCTTATGAAAAAGTAGTAGATAGGCTTTTGAACTCGCCACATTATGGCGAACGCCAAGCTGTAGACTGGCTTGATTTGGCCAGATACGCCGATTCTCACGGTTATCAGGACGATGGTATGCGAAATGTATTTCCTTGGCGTGACTGGGTGATTAAGTCTTTTAACCAAAACCTACCTTACGATAAGTTTGTAACTTGGCAACTGGCAGGCGACTTGCTTCCTCATGCTACTACCGAAACCCAAATGGCCACTTGTTTTTTACGCAATCATCCCCAAACACAAGAAGGCGGCGTTGTCGATGAAGAATATCGTACCGAATATGTACTAGATAGGGTAAATACCCTTGGAAAAGCATTTTTAGGGCTTACGGTAGAATGTGCCCGATGTCATGACCATAAATATGACCCTATTGCTCAAAAAGAATTTTATCAGTTATCGGCCTTTTTCAATAGCAATAATGAGTCGGGGATTATTCCTTATAATGGAGAAGCTTCGCCTACCATTACATTGGCAACGAAGGCTACTAAGGCCAAACTACGATATATTCTTACCAAAATAGCTCCTCTCCAAAAAGCAATAGTACCACAGCAGCCTATCTACCAAAAGAACTTTGAAAACTGGATTCAGGTAGCTATTAAAACGCCTCAGCAGTTTGCCCAAAGTAACAAGGGATTAATTGCCGATTTTTCATTTGAGGGAAATACCCTTCGTCCAAATAAGCGTTTTGATAAAAAATTGAATAAAGAAATTACCGAAATGCTTCCTTTGGGCTATAAAAATGCAGCTATCGATACCGTAGATGCTTGGATTGCAGGCGATATGGACAGAAAGCCAAGCTTTGTAAAAGGTAAAAAAGGCAGAGGTCTTAGATTTATGGGCGACTGCGGTATAGATTTTCATAAATCCTTGGATTTTGAACAGGTTCAACCCTTTTCGGTAAGTCTTTGGATTAACCCCCTGAAAGTTGGCGAAAAAGGCCCCATTTTCAACTCTACCAATGGTGAGTTTGAAGGGCATCGAGGGTATCGCTGTTGGCTTCTGCCCGATGGTACATTACAGGTAAGCTTGAGTTATGTCTGGCCAGCCAATTGTATAGATATTGTAACTACCCAAAAGGTCAAATATCGGCAATGGCAAAATATCACATTGGTGTACGATGGTCTTGGCAAAGCAAAAGGAGTGAAGATATACCTCGATGGAAAGGAAATGCCTCGTCAGGTGCTTACCGACAACCTGAGTAAGTCGATACTGTATGGCGAAAATAAAAGCCATTGGGACAGATGGACAGATATGCCTTTTATGATGGGTAAGGAGTTTAGAGAAACACTGCAAAATTTGGCTATCGACGAGCTAAAAGTGTATAAACGACAATTATCGGCTATCGAAATTCAAGATTTAGTGTATCAAAAAAATGCTATTTTATCGATTCTCCAAACTCCTCGAAATTGTTGGACAGCTTCGCAGACGCAGGATTTATTTACCTATTATTTACTAAACTTTGATCCTATTTATGACAAAAATACCCGTGAATTGAGCTACTGGCGTGACCAATTCGTACAAGTAAATACCGACAGGAAAGAAGTGATGGTTATGAGCGAACGCAAAATTCCTCGAAAAACCTATATCCTTAATAGAGGTGTGTATGATGCTTTGGGTGAGGAGGTTTCTTGGGGTACAATCAATAAGATTTTACCTTTTTCCGACGATTATCCTAAAAACAGATTGGGTTTAGCACAATGGTTGCTCGATAAAAAAAATCCCTTATTTGCTCGTGTTGCTATCAATCGAATCTGGCAGAACTACTTTGGCTTTGGTATTTGTAAAACTTCCGATGATTTTGGTAATCAAGGCGAAATGCCTTCTCATCCTGCTTTATTAGATTGGCTGGCTACAGCATTTCGCGATTCGGGTTGGGATGTCAAGGCTATGCACAAACTAATAGTAATGTCGGCTACTTATCAACAAAGCTCAACCCAACGAGCCGATTTACAGGAAATAGATGCCGAAAACCGCTTATTGGCTCGTGGCCCAAGCTATCGATATGCCCATGAACAAATCCGAGATGCTATTTTGGCTAGTAGTGGCTTATTAGTTCGCAAAATAGGAGGCCCAAGTGTGTATCCTTATCAGCCAGCGGGTATTTGGGAAGCCCTAGCTACTCGAAATGTTACTTCTTATAAAATTCAGCATGGCGATTCTTTGTACCGACGAGGTATGTATACCATCTGGAAGCGTTCGTCGCCTCCTCCGTCGGCTATTACCTTCGATTCACCAGAAAGGTACTTTTGTGTTATAAAACGCCAGAAAACATCTACACCTTTGCAGGCATTGGTACTAATGAACGACCCTCAATACAATGAGGCTGCTCGCAAATTGGCCGAAAGAATGCTCAAAGAAGGTGGTGCTACCATTCAAGATAGAATAACCTTTGCCTTTAAAGCTATGGTATCTAGGTATCCAAGTGCCAAAGAGGTACAAATTTTAACCCAATTGTATCAAGACGAGAAAAAAGACATAGAAACGCACCCTTCAAGAGCCAAAGAGTTGCTCAATGTAGGTGAGTCGCCTATCGACCAACAGCTTAATCCTGTAGAATTGGCTGCCAATACGGTTATAGGTATGACGCTCATCAATTTTGACGGAACAATTATTAAGCGATAA